One window from the genome of Marinifilum sp. JC120 encodes:
- a CDS encoding PAS sensor protein, with product MANKITGILKKIFSIKNLLLVLLVLALVGGTFETLNYLWKEKEQTVRSDLKKYQQAVMENESELLSSQLINYVMRGKEVARSRIFRMAMDSLNSPEKKEVIKAQEDFTNFVKVSGYSAGCLFEPDGNIFASTQGPEEILAHGYKQAVQNTLHSRTPMFSPLRTKGNGLVADLFLPVYDAYATSTSAPPARVLMLEVPMTSILRAFLGSERAFKYESTIHLIQQNGKTSEETVFSYPNSLKLQAMKVSFDGVSEVLFGVRTDLSMDTKVYSSAQFIPVVNWWVMIETETAVPGRIISIYKQESIIYASLALAAMVFFVLTIRFIVSTRKYHLKSSRLEEKIPALQKELSLLRIINNALPEPVTLKKSDSGAFIHVNKSFSNFTGLKQVEALNLTDSQVFDHQEAEALSHGDQMVNMSNNTYSEELTLTRGPSKSTIQVTFVPCTVEKEGDSILTVYRDVTSEKNASNRGIEVRQQVINALIRAVESVPFLDGHTSLMRKLAFEIAETLLLSDADCATVEAAAILSQVGKTFVPREIMEKEGKLTPEEIKETQRYIEHTCKILDGVEFDLPITQTIWQMQENLDGSGYPNKLEGKSISMLARILGVTNTFSALVQKRSYRKAKTARQAVEILQSMADKKYDSSVIEALGAVIDTQAGKAILQEGQVDF from the coding sequence ATGGCGAATAAAATAACAGGAATTCTCAAAAAGATTTTCTCAATAAAAAACCTACTGCTCGTCCTGCTGGTGCTGGCACTGGTGGGCGGAACATTTGAAACGCTTAACTATCTCTGGAAAGAAAAAGAACAAACTGTCCGTTCCGATCTTAAAAAGTACCAGCAGGCAGTTATGGAAAATGAATCGGAACTGCTTTCTTCCCAGCTGATCAATTATGTGATGCGCGGCAAAGAAGTAGCCCGTTCCAGAATTTTTAGAATGGCTATGGACAGTCTTAACTCCCCGGAGAAGAAAGAAGTTATCAAAGCTCAGGAAGACTTTACGAACTTCGTAAAAGTCAGCGGCTACTCCGCAGGCTGTCTTTTTGAGCCGGACGGAAACATCTTCGCATCCACTCAAGGTCCGGAAGAAATTCTGGCCCATGGATACAAACAAGCAGTCCAGAACACCCTGCACAGCCGCACACCCATGTTTTCACCATTGCGTACAAAAGGAAACGGCCTAGTGGCAGACCTTTTTCTCCCGGTCTACGATGCGTATGCAACCAGCACATCCGCGCCTCCGGCACGGGTACTTATGCTCGAAGTTCCCATGACTTCTATCCTGCGGGCCTTTCTCGGATCAGAGCGTGCTTTCAAATATGAAAGCACAATCCATCTAATCCAACAGAACGGCAAAACCAGCGAAGAAACAGTCTTCAGCTACCCTAACAGCTTGAAACTTCAAGCTATGAAAGTCTCTTTTGACGGAGTCAGCGAAGTTCTATTTGGAGTCAGGACCGACCTTTCTATGGATACAAAAGTGTACTCCTCAGCCCAATTCATTCCCGTGGTGAACTGGTGGGTAATGATTGAAACCGAAACGGCTGTTCCGGGCAGAATTATTTCAATCTACAAACAGGAAAGCATCATCTATGCTTCACTGGCCCTTGCAGCAATGGTCTTCTTTGTACTCACTATCCGGTTTATTGTATCCACACGGAAATACCACCTCAAAAGCTCAAGACTGGAAGAAAAAATACCGGCCCTGCAAAAGGAGCTTTCCCTGCTGCGCATAATCAACAATGCCCTGCCGGAGCCAGTGACCCTGAAGAAAAGTGATAGCGGTGCATTTATCCATGTAAACAAATCATTTTCAAATTTCACAGGACTTAAACAGGTTGAAGCTCTGAACCTCACTGACAGTCAGGTTTTCGATCACCAAGAAGCAGAAGCCCTTTCCCACGGCGACCAGATGGTCAACATGTCCAACAACACCTACAGCGAAGAGCTGACTCTTACCCGCGGGCCAAGTAAGTCAACAATTCAGGTAACCTTTGTTCCCTGTACAGTCGAAAAAGAGGGTGACTCAATCCTCACTGTATATCGTGATGTAACCTCAGAAAAGAATGCTTCCAATAGGGGCATTGAAGTCCGCCAGCAGGTTATTAATGCATTGATCAGGGCGGTGGAAAGTGTTCCGTTTCTGGACGGTCATACTTCCCTCATGCGTAAGCTGGCCTTTGAAATCGCCGAAACCCTGCTCCTGAGTGACGCAGACTGCGCAACAGTTGAAGCTGCGGCAATTCTCTCTCAGGTTGGTAAAACCTTTGTTCCAAGAGAAATCATGGAAAAAGAAGGCAAGCTGACCCCGGAAGAAATAAAGGAAACCCAAAGATATATTGAACACACCTGCAAAATTCTTGATGGCGTTGAATTTGACCTGCCCATCACTCAGACCATCTGGCAGATGCAGGAGAACCTCGACGGGTCTGGATATCCCAACAAACTGGAAGGCAAAAGCATATCCATGCTGGCCAGAATTCTCGGGGTAACCAATACTTTCAGCGCACTGGTCCAGAAACGTTCCTACAGAAAAGCCAAAACAGCCCGTCAGGCTGTAGAAATTCTGCAAAGCATGGCTGATAAGAAATACGACAGCTCAGTTATCGAAGCACTTGGAGCGGTTATTGATACACAGGCAGGCAAAGCGATACTACAGGAAGGTCAGGTAGATTTCTAA